Proteins encoded in a region of the Anopheles aquasalis chromosome 2, idAnoAquaMG_Q_19, whole genome shotgun sequence genome:
- the LOC126581360 gene encoding uncharacterized protein LOC126581360, with translation MAQGSVQADFRIVVENVMNRWTALRMAVEHGMGGPLGLNTAIELIDYVTSFCTDNKNIDSIDVRELLEEIMDQEYETICEDDSIQEISVLLMKYLNLLKQGKTEEVMAELRLMKPCEMWIVSGAKIKYQRMDDSSSESDDLADDHEEMEVDTTSGSVDVVSPSTEGSSTKFTEEDIDPGWTQVRGRRRR, from the exons ATGGCGCAGGGTAGTGTGCAAGCTGATTTCCGGAtcgtggtggaaaatgtgatGAATCGCTGGACTGCCTTGCGGATGGCCGTGGAGCACGGCATGGGTGGCCCTTTGGGATTGAAC ACTGCAATTGAGCTCATCGACTATGTTACATCGTTCTGCACGgacaacaaaaacatcgattcgattgatgtACGAGAATTGCTCGAGGAAATCATGGATCAAGAGTATGAGACGATCTGTGAGGATGATTCAATTCAAG AAATCagcgtgctgctgatgaaataTCTGAATCTGCTGAAACAAGGCAAAACGGAGGAAGTGATGGCCGAGTTGAGGCTGATGAAGCCGTGCGAAATGTGGATCGTAAGTGGAGCTAAAATCAAATATCAACGCATGGATGATAGTAGCAGCGAGAGCGATGATCTAGCGGATGATCACGAGGAGATGGAGGTCGACACGACTTCCGGGAGCGTGGATGTGGTCAGTCCTAGCACCGAGGGATCTAGCACAAAGTTCACAGAAGAGGACATCGATCCTGGGTGGACGCAGGTACGCGGTAGACGACGTCGTTGA
- the LOC126581355 gene encoding opsin-1-like: MAAFVEPHFDAWTQGASNMSVVDKVPPEMLHMVHPHWNQFPPMNPLWHSILGFAIFVLGMVSMIGNGCVIYIFTNTKSLRTPSNLLVVNLAFSDFFMMFTMGPPMVINCWHETWTFGPFACELYAMLGSLFGCASIWTMTMIAFDRYNVIVKGLSAKPMTNNGALLRIFAIWAFALFWTLAPLFGWNRYVPEGNMTACGTDYLTTTWLSRSYIIIYAIFVYWLPLLTIIYSYTFILKAVSAHEKNMREQAKKMNVASLRSQEAQNTSTEMKLAKVALVTISLWFMAWTPYLVINFTGIFKAAPISPLATIWGSLFAKANAVYNPIVYGISHPKYRAALYQKFPSLSCQDSPADDGQSVASGATQASDEKA; the protein is encoded by the coding sequence ATGGCAGCATTTGTGGAACCTCACTTCGATGCGTGGACCCAGGGGGCCAGCAACATGTCGGTGGTGGACAAGGTCCCTCCGGAGATGCTCCACATGGTGCACCCCCACTGGAACCAGTTCCCCCCGATGAACCCGCTGTGGCACTCGATCCTGGGCTTCGCCATCTTCGTCCTCGGCATGGTGTCGATGATCGGTAACGGTTGTGTGATCTACatcttcaccaacaccaagtCACTCCGTACCCCTTCCAACTTGCTGGTGGTCAACTTGGCCTTCTCCGATTTCTTCATGATGTTTACCATGGGACCGCCGATGGTGATCAACTGCTGGCACGAGACCTGGACGTTTGGACCGTTTGCCTGCGAGCTGTACGCTATGTTGGGATCACTGTTCGGCTGTGCCTCGATCTGGACCATGACCATGATTGCGTTTGACCGATACAATGTCATCGTGAAGGGTCTCTCGGCGAAGCCGATGACCAACAACGGAGCTCTGCTGCGCATCTTCGCTATCTGGGCGTTTGCTCTCTTCTGGACTCTGGCCCCGCTCTTCGGATGGAACCGATATGTCCCGGAGGGTAACATGACCGCTTGCGGAACGGACTACCTGACCACGACGTGGCTGAGCCGCTCGTACATCATCATCTACGCCATCTTCGTGTACTGGCTGCCTCTGCTGACCATCATCTACTCGTACACCTTCATCCTGAAGGCTGTGTCGGCTCACGAGAAGAACATGCGCGAACAGGCCAAGAAGATGAACGTTGCCTCGCTCCGCTCGCAGGAGGCccagaacaccagcaccgagatGAAGCTGGCTAAGGTCGCTCTGGTCACCATCTCGCTGTGGTTCATGGCCTGGACGCCGTACCTGGTCATCAACTTCACCGGAATCTTCAAGGCTGCACCCATCAGCCCGCTGGCCACCATCTGGGGATCGCTGTTCGCGAAGGCCAACGCCGTCTACAACCCGATCGTGTACGGCATCAGCCACCCGAAGTACCGAGCTGCGCTCTACCAGAAGTTCCCGTCGCTGTCCTGCCAGGACTCTCCTGCTGACGATGGACAGTCGGTTGCCTCGGGTGCCACTCAGGCTTCTGATGAGAAAGCTTAA
- the LOC126571918 gene encoding cilium assembly protein DZIP1L, which produces MSSKWHHNFPKIAREAGFTIRELSIGHCIDWRFVASIDPYNIVSERDYEKLDEFIPHISEVPIGTVLNNRILDPAIGKYFILAQFSIQYLLFCKQFLDETVVEIRSSIQELQSENGRLETINKKKNDEIMLLQRRLQRAESISHQHASQTTVFPCSKCTKNFISSELLSAHILRKHATNVRASDDSTDRKSSNTDTSLINTIKLELEVKQLKERLNAAEKDLNNQRCSKDHRCRSCTDEHSNNSVAQEAPRPKVQLHSIGIQSNLKNEKDLNEKEVQTQTDANASPSPSFPTEAPRVENLISKADLQSFLEEQKQLYEIWKTSERQSIDRQIEAVKKNLVDAIQTIDKSERTTPIPAASDEGVWKERYHELENMYEASQKQARDTMVSFEMAYTQKIEQLENLLSTTREPEERKSPVVNVVTSHVKKSIHLNTVTLPEITIEGAKDRVADESLSTATVPKHADHLQTDSSGSDSIESDEELRLLEAAKASRLNAHPLNRVDAIAKDHGNPLKAPQPAVVSATVLSLLVSPKKQIMNQFRARLKAIGVDPKSKQLSGDGLNAACEALVQRRDAQKKKHKNFFITRNQLIAKVDQMARLKLGENPSVPPSDKLNVKKRENVVPKMHKPSSPPPLATRMTRYSPVLELLPSKQQLQVPPDKAANQPTDMNVFKSKSAITTSPASGRPVIKLSGDDVITVHAEITPVVAAEVSPHSPIPLKRGSISSHDQHVERLLDTPIKTLSTIALSTSKKLHASEADLEGNNSDISEILETVPFHPKPMPKKRVLFNLDRADVIADAGASSNKPQPITQKGKRTEQLVSSQNAKVDEDSDWNISSFDEEK; this is translated from the exons ATGTCCAGTAAATGGCATCACAATTTTCCGAAAATTGCCCGAGAGGCTGGCTTTACGATTCGCGAACTTTCCATTGGGCACTGTATAGACTGGAGATTTGTCG CCTCCATCGATCCTTATAATATTGTAAGCGAACGCGATTACGAAAAACTAGACGAATTCATACCTCACATCTCCGAGGTACCGATCGGGACGGTGCTTAACAATCGAATCCTTGATCCCGCCATCGGAAAGTACTTCATACTTGCTCAGTTTAGCATTCAATATCTACTTTTCTGTAAGCAGTTCCTGGATGAGACGGTGGTTGAaatcaggagcagcatccaGGAGCTGCAGAGTGAAAACGGTCGTCTGGaaacgataaacaaaaaaaagaatgatgAAATTATGTTGCTTCAGCGCCGCTTGCAGCGTGCTGAAAGCATAAGCCACCAGCATGCTTCGCAAACGACCGTCTTTCCCTGCTCTAAGTGCACCAAAAACTTTATCAGCTCCGAATTGCTGAGTGCTCACATTTTGCGTAAGCATGCCACCAACGTCCGAGCATCAGATGATTCAACAGACCGAAAGTCTTCAAACACCGACACAAGCCTTATCAACACGATcaagctggaactggaagtgAAGCAACTGAAGGAACGATTGAATGCCGCTGAAAAGGATCTCAATAATCAACGATGCTCAAAGGACCATCGGTGTCGTAGTTGCACGGACGAGCATAGCAACAACAGCGTTGCACAAGAGGCACCGAGGCCGAAGGTCCAGCTACACAGCATCGGTATACAGAGCAATttaaagaatgaaaaagattTGAACGAAAAAGAAGTTCAAACACAGACCGATGCTAATGCTTCCCCTTCACCCTCATTCCCAACGGAAGCTCCTCGAGTGGAAAATCTCATATCCAAAGCCGATCTACAGTCGTTTCtcgaagaacaaaaacaactaTACGAGATTTGGAAGACAAGCGAAAGGCAAAGCATTGATCGGCAAATCGAGGCGGTCAAGAAAAACCTTGTGGACGCAATACAGACGATAGATAAATCGGAGCGAACCACGCCTATCCCCGCGGCGAGTGATGAAGGGGTATGGAAAGAGCGATACCACGAGCTCGAGAATATGTACGAAGCCAGCCAGAAGCAGGCACGCGATACGATGGTTTCCTTTGAAATGGCTTACACGCAGAAAATAGAGCAGCTCGAAAATTTACTTTCGACAACTCGCGAGCCAGAGGAGAGGAAAAGTCCTGTAGTGAATGTTGTAACAAGCCACgtaaaaaaatcgattcaTCTAAATACGGTCACTCTACCGGAGATTACTATAGAAGGGGCCAAGGATAGAGTCGCGGATGAATCGTTGAGTACAGCAACTGTCCCAAAGCATGCAGACCACTTGCAAACGGACTCTTCTGGTTCAGATTCTATCGAAAGTGACGAGGAGCTGCGGCTACTTGAAGCGGCCAAGGCTAGCCGGCTTAATGCGCATCCTCTAAACCGTGTCGATGCGATCGCGAAGGATCATGGTAATCCTTTAAAAGCACCACAACCTGCCGTTGTTTCCGCCACCGTCTTGTCACTTTTAGTGTCTcctaaaaaacaaatcatgaATCAATTTCGAGCTCGTCTCAAAGCGATCGGAGTTGATCCCAAATCAAAGCAACTCTCTGGCGATGGCCTAAATGCGGCTTGTGAAGCATTAGTGCAACGAAGAGAtgcacaaaagaaaaaacataagaACTTTTTCATCACTCGTAATCAGTTGATTGCTAAGGTAGACCAAATGGCTCGATTAAAGCTCGGTGAAAATCCATCGGTGCCACCCTCTGACAAATTGAACGTTAAAAAACGTGAAAACGTAGTCCCCAAGATGCACAAACCCTCATCTCCTCCGCCATTAGCAACACGCATGACACGCTACTCACCAGTGCTGGAGTTGTTGCCCTCAAAGCAACAGTTGCAGGTACCGCCGGATAAGGCTGCTAACCAGCCCACCGATATGAATGTCTTTAAGAGTAAATCGGCCATAACGACATCACCAGCAAGCGGGCGGCCAGTAATTAAACTTTCTGGAGATGATGTCATTACAGTACACGCCGAAATAACGCCTGTGGTCGCGGCAGAAGTTTCTCCCCACAGTCCCATTCCTCTCAAGCGGGGTTCAATCTCTTCGCACGATCAGCACGTCGAGCGCCTACTAGATACTCCGATAAAGACGCTCAGCACAATTGCATTGTCTACTAGTAAGAAGCTGCATGCATCCGAAGCAGACCTGGAGGGAAATAACTCCGATATTAGTGAAATCCTCGAAACAGTTCCGTTTCATCCCAAGCCCATGCCCAAAAAACGCGTGCTCTTTAATTTAGATCGCGCGGATGTTATAGCCGATGCTGGCGCTTCTTCCAATAAACCACAGCCGATAACCCAGAAGGGAAAACGCACAGAACAGTTGGTGTCTTCGCAAAACGCTAAAGTAGATGAAGATTCAGATTGGAATATAAGCAGTTTTGatgaagaaaagtaa
- the LOC126581358 gene encoding DNA replication complex GINS protein SLD5, translating to MDSVDFDTENEPQEATHSDLPQNVSEQDSDDDEIQMSSREVLESLQRAWINEKFAPDVLPYEEALVEMVMLQLVHMEENLAGANKNDLLYIVHRMEVDRIRYIVASYLRCRLQKIETYAAHILDADAVRPSRSKRLSDAERKFATDYHESVENHFFQLVVRHMPQNHQDDERIRRVVPNVDAHVFARARKDLGEYSLGGGEHSINIKAGSVHLFRYRDIEPLIIEEFLELI from the exons ATGGATAGTGTCGATTTCGATACAGAAAACGAGCCACAGGAAGCCACTCACTCCGACCTGCCTCAGAACGTGTCAGAACAAgatagcgacgacgatgaaataCAAATGTCCTCACGCGAG GTGCTGGAATCGCTGCAGCGTGCGTGGATCAATGAAAAGTTTGCTCCCGACGTGCTACCTTACGAGGAGGCGCTAGTGGAAATGGTGATGCTTCAGTTGGTACACATGGAAGAAAATTTGGCTGGCGCCAATAAGAATGATCTGCTGTATATCGTGCACCGTATGGAAGTTGATCGAATACGATATATCGTGGCCTCCTATCTGCGATGTCGACTGCAAAAGATCGAAACATATGCCGCACACATTCTCGACGCTGATGCTGTCCGGCCGAGCAGATCAAAGCGGCTTTCGGACGCTGAGCGCAAGTTTGCCACGGACTATCATGAGAGTGTCGAGAACCATTTCTTCCAGCTCGTCGTACGCCATATGCCGCAAAACCATCAGGACGACGAGAGAATCCGTCGCGTGGTTCCCAACGTAGATGCGCACGTCTTTGCCCGGGCCCGGAAGGATCTAGGCGAGTATTCGCTCGGTGGAGGTGAGCATTCCATCAACATCAAGGCTGGATCAGTACACTTGTTTCGTTATCGTGATATAGAACCGTTGATAATTGAAGAATTCTTGGAGCTCATTTGA
- the LOC126581344 gene encoding uncharacterized protein LOC126581344 isoform X2 — protein sequence MSWPNSWPPAQHQQQQQGFVPAYPPPNQAAVAPAVGATIPPADYGGISPYNQWQWQQYQQQYAQWHAQYGEQYARQTGQPLPPVVAPLPQATPAVPSNAFPAMPAVVPVVSPFPPMNIVAPPPPSEPHPDELKANKDQQKPPPPEEMSPEEIAFDLQFKNWEQEFEVWKRNNSNHPDKAAYREYEQKCMECRRKLLARREQLRRDRIEKKRLLTNNVVAKPPQPPPPPPPPPEPEDSNRTSSKPENAAAPFESVFNHVTSSGGAKSAGIPGLDLIDEHTPPQPKKPKLEPDHEVVETIDLVASEQPETRNGMSHNSNSESNANTISSLLNDPKVNALLQLVGNTMAANSNSAGENGAAANPLIAALAQLTKQPLNVSAAGGAFTKSPTSGPSRSDTNTSDVENSQFANGNNQMPSNSQSAGRAMPDNREGLPDFNPYVPPPMIDVSQPPPFMRGNQKPAAKQQPQRGNRWNRSHSDSTKPLERGDGPPLSKIGRFDKPPPAFGMSQNYRIDPDLGRPVAVPKPGWMTEDEYQEIYERYEDIQSFEERKNKMELAIQVLRQNKIRAGKLAAPDRPSGSGHAVHGGIPRPIMLENIKRESPDEYFQPKQVFDYSNCRTPIQANHEAPSGRVIDYGHQGPAGSSYRSPNNRQSVQSRLRNVNHNVRGAVESDFVANTRRFDYNHSSVTSAPPVPNSNNTSQWPIANQNAQGLDGSVSSLQRLAEMHLNPNPEESNPHYPCKFILMNDNRPKHLRTKRGKRPSSIRKQKLRQLKEQQEKQQQQLQQQSPQQQQQGHDANENNISAPKQEPAVELGLEELSSDNDIDDEGTDWVPDSNDEAASGGVQQHESEQQPLPQQQQQQPQQQQQPEQQQQPQQPQQQKEQQEELQHQLKLQRNEQQNESSKVAVFSRFSQQYSAPRMMDIEDLLLPPGRLTRAPRICMLIRGLPGSGKSHLARLIKNKEQIFGPSPRVLSLDDYFLVDKEVEEKDPVSGKMAKVSRQVYEFDGEMEEIYVQHLIKAFKRTISERLFNFVIVDCCNHQLSYYLEFHNYARSNGFKVYTCTMQTDVDVCAKQNIHGRTEAEIQAYADNWAMAPDEHMQINFNALLEPEQTDSNANVTDMDIAGDDESIPDQDIHQSEHANNSQDDSNEDAAEGRAELDSMVPVDP from the exons ATGTCCTGGCCAAACAGCTGGCCCCCGgcgcaacatcaacagcagcagcaagggttTGTTCCAGCGTATCCGCCACCGAACCAAGCTGctgtagcaccagcagtaggTGCTACAATTCCGCCTGCTGACTACGGGGGGATTAGCCCCTACaatcaatggcaatggcagcagtatcagcagcagtatgcCCAGTGGCACGCACAGTATGGAGAACAGTATGCCAGACAAACGGGGCAGCCGCTTCCTCCCGTGGTCGCTCCTTTGCCACAGGCAACACCCGCAGTACCTTCGAACGCGTTCCCAGCAATGCCTGCCGTGGTGCCAGTGGTATCCCCTTTTCCCCCCATGAACATCgttgcgcctccaccaccgtcggaACCGCACCCGGATGAGCTGAAGGCCAACAAGG ATCAACAAAAACCTCCTCCACCGGAAGAGATGAGCCCCGAGGAGATTGCCTTCGATCTACAATTCAAGAACTGGGAGCAGGAGTTTGAGGTATGGAAGCGGAACAACAGTAACCACCCGGACAAGGCTGCGTACAGGGAGTACGAGCAAAAGTGCATGGAATGTCGCCGGAAGTTACTAGCGCGCCGTGAGCAGCTCAGACGTGATAGAATCGAGAAAAAACGATTGCTTACGAACAACGTAGTGGCTAAACCTCCtcagccgccgccaccaccaccacctccaccggaaccggaagataGTAACAGGACATCGTCAAAGCCGGAgaacgctgctgctccgtttgaAAGTGTCTTCAATCACGTCACATCATCGGGCGGTGCTAAAAGTGCCGGCATTCCTGGGTTGGATTTGATCGACGAGCACACTCCACCACAGCCCAAGAAGCCAAAGTTGGAGCCCGACCATGAGGTGGTGGAAACAATCGATCTTGTAGCAAGCGAACAGCCAGAGACCCGGAATGGAATGAGCCATAATTCGAATTCCGAGAGCAATGCCAATACGATCAGTTCCTTGCTGAATGATCCGAAGGTAAATGCACTTTTGCAGCTGGTTGGTAATACTATGGCAGCAAATAGTAACAGTGCAGGAGAAAATGGTGCAGCAGCCAATCCTTTGATTGCTGCCTTAGCTCAGCTGACAAAGCAACCACTGAATGTTTCGGCCGCAGGTGGTGCTTTCACGAAAAGCCCTACGAGCGGACCGTCGCGAAGCGATACAAATACGTCCGATGTAGAAAATAGTCAATTTGCGAATGGCAATAACCAGATGCCATCAAATAGTCAAAGTGCTGGTAGGGCCATGCCGGACAATAGAGAGGGGCTTCCGGATTTCAATCCTTATGTCCCGCCACCTATGATCGATGTCTCGCAACCGCCGCCATTTATGCGTGGAAATCAGAAACCGGCGGCGAAACAGCAGCCTCAACGTGGTAATCGCTGGAATCGGAGTCATTCGGATAGCACCAAACCGTTAGAGAGAGGTGATGGGCCACCGTTGTCAAAAATAGGCCGCTTCGATAAGCCTCCACCAGCGTTTGGAATGTCACAAAACTATCGCATCGATCCGGACCTTGGACGGCCGGTGGCCGTCCCGAAACCTGGCTGGATGACCGAGGACGAGTATCAGGAGATCTACGAGCGTTACGAGGATATCCAGAGTTTCGAAGAGCGCAAGAATAAAATGGAATTGGCCATTCAGGTGCTGCGGCAAAATAAAATTCGAGCTGGAAAGCTAGCGGCCCCCGATAGGCCGTCAGGCTCAGGGCATGCAGTGCACGGTGGAATTCCACGGCCAATAATGCTGGAGAACATTAAACGCGAATCGCCTGACGAGTACTTCCAACCGAAGCAAGTATTTGATTACAGCAACTGTCGAACTCCGATCCAAGCTAACCACGAGGCGCCTAGCGGTCGGGTGATCGATTATGGTCACCAAGGCCCTGCCGGTTCTTCCTATCGTTCGCCAAATAACCGGCAAAGTGTACAATCGAGGTTACGTAATGTGAACCATAATGTTCGGGGAG CGGTTGAAAGCGACTTTGTTGCCAATACTAGGCGATTCGACTACAATCATTCAAGCGTAACAAGTGCGCCGCCGGTCCCAAACAGCAATAATACATCACAGTGGCCAATTGCAAATCAGAATGCTCAAGGGCTCGATGGTTCTGTTTCCAGCCTTCAGCGCTTAGCAGAAATGCATCTGAATCCAAATCCCGAGGAAAGCAACCCGCACTATCCGTGCAAGTTCATCCTGATGAACGATAATCGGCCCAAACATCTCAGGACCAAGCGGGGCAAGCGCCCATCATCGATTAGAAAGCAAAAGCTGAGGCAACTCAAAGAACAACaggagaaacaacaacaacagctgcagcagcaatcgccgcagcagcaacagcagggacATGATgcgaatgaaaacaacattAGCGCACCAAAGCAGGAACCAGCTGTTGAACTGGGTTTAGAAGAACTGAGTTCTGATAATGACATTGATGATGAGGGTACAGATTGGGTCCCTGACAGCAATGATGAGGCAGCGTCTGGTGGTGTGCAACAGCATGAATCAGAACAGCAACCgctgccacagcagcaacagcaacaaccgcagcaacagcagcagccggagcaacagcaacaaccgcagcaaccgcagcaacaaaagGAGCAACAGGAGGAACTACAACATCAGCTGAAACTGCAAAGAAATGAACAGCAAAACGAAAGCTCAAAGGTTGCAGtgttttcccgattttcacAGCAATATTCCGCTCCACGGATGATGGATATCGAGGATTTGCTGTTACCACCGGGAAGGCTAACGCGCGCACCTCGCATCTGCATGCTTATCCGAGGATTACCAGGCAGCGGCAAATCGCATCTTGCACGATtgataaaaaacaaagagCAAATCTTTGGTCCCTCGCCTCGTGTGCTTAGTTTGGATGATTACTTTCTGGTAGATAAAGAGGTGGAAGAGAAGGATCCTGTCAGTGGGAAGATGGCAAAGGTTTCACGGCAGGTGTACGAGTTCGACGGCGAAATGGAAGAGATTTACGTACAGCATTTGATAAAAGCGTTCAAACGGACCATCTCGGAGCGACTGTTCAACTTTGTAATTGTCGATTGTTGCAATCATCAGTTGAGTTACTATCTGGAATTTCATAACTACGCTAGAAGTAATGGATTTAAG GTCTACACGT